The Mycolicibacterium aromaticivorans JS19b1 = JCM 16368 DNA segment AGACTATCGCCCAGACCGCAGGGGTCTCTGTGGGTGCCATCCAGCATCATTTCGGCTCCAAGGAACGCCTGATTGAAGCAGTGGACACCCATGTACTGCAGACGATCGGCGTGGTGATGTCACAACCCGAGCCCGCCGGGCCGGCCGAGGTTGGCCAGCGTGTCCGGGTGCTGTTCGATGCCCACCTGCCCGTGCTGGATTACGTGGCCCGCCAGTTGGTCGACGACGGCCCCATGGGTCGTGTGGTGTTCGATGCGATGGCCGCCGGCGGTGTGCAACGCTGGGAGCACCTCGCCGAGAGCGGAGCCACACCCGAGGGGCTCGACACAGAGTGGGCTGGCCTCAATCCGCTGGTCCTGGTCTTAGGCGCCATCATTTTCCGCCGACACCTCGACCGGCGCTTTCCTGAGGGATTCGCCACCGACAGTCAACTCAGCCGCTGGGAACGGGCGATGAACATGCTCATCAGCCAGGGCCAGCTCAAACACTGAAAGCTATCGCGGCAGCTCGAAACCAAACAATATGGCCATTTGGTATCGTGAGCCCTCATGGTCGCGGGGCCGCCCCTCGGGCATCACAAGGACGGCCAGGTCTGGGTGTGTCAGTGGCAGTCACAGTTCCGGGCGGTCGGGCATCGTATCGGCCGCCGGCGCGAATAGCGCCAGACCCGATCGATCGCTTACCCGCAGTCCTTCACCGTAACGCCGCTTCCGTCACCGTCAACTCGTCATGGACTCCTCCGCCATGAACGTCGCCCGCGACACCGCGCTGCTGACCTACGACCCCGGCCCCGCCCAGCTCGCCCACCGGATCGCCCGCGATCATGGTCTGCCGGCCACAAGCTGCCGTCGCAGCCATGATCACCGACCAGATTCCCCGAATAGTCTGCAGCACAGCAACACCAGCACCAGCACCACACCGTCGGGACTACCGGCACGCGGCTAGCGCGCGTAACCAGATCTGACCACAACCACATCGGAAAATCGGTGAAGTTCTATGGACGTCGACAACCTCAACGATTACCTATGCGCCACACAAGCCGGCGAACGGACTTTCACCGACACCGCCAACGACCTACTTCCCTACCACCCCGACCTGGTCAGCGCACCCCAATTCCGACGGAGTTACCGTCGATCGCTACGCGTGACGCCCGCTACCCGTGAACGGAAGTGAGCCGCCCTGGCCCAGCGGCGCGTGACCGTCAGTGAACGGAGATCGGCTGGATCGTTCCGTCGGGCCGATATTCGACCAAGCGCCCGTCGTCGGTTAGCGCGATAGGCGTCATTCCTCGCGCCGCCAGAACGTCGCCGTAATTGCACCCGGCGAGGCGGCTACGCACAGCACCACCGATAGCAGCATTAAAGAGCTTGCCCTCGTCATCGGAGAGAGTCGACAGCGCCAACTTGCCCCGCAAAGCCCGGCGCAGCCGACGGTCAGTGACGGGGCACGGATTTTCGAGTTTCTTGTTCTTGGCCATCACACACCCTCATCAGACAACCGAATCTTACCTCCAACGAGGTCGAGCATCCGACAGGAAGACAGAGGCCAGACCAGCCGCCGCCGCCATGCCGGACCGGACTCTGACTTTCTTGATGCGAACGAGACGACTTGGGTATCTGTCGATGTTGATCGACTGAGGAAAGTTAAGAAACCAGCAGGTACTAAGCTTGCCATGATGGCGGGTTGAAGGAGGACCACTGCCGCGCGCCGCGTTGCTGCAGTGGAGGCAGCCGCGAGCGGCAAGGGTCGCACGCGCGAGCGTAGGTTCGCGATTCCTCTATGATTCAGCGCGAGCGTGACCTGCCACGATGCACGGTGTCCCATACTGTGGGGTGGGAATCCGTCCGAGAGTTTCGTCACTTTGCTGCGCTGAGCGCGACTTCTGTGGTGTCTCGACCCACGGCGACGGACGGCAGTTCAGCGTCTTTCGGTCCGGCACCGTTCAGGCCGGCTGGCCGTAGACCGCCACCAATACCGAGCGGTCCAGGCTGTTGACTGACCAGACGCCGATCGCGGTGTTGGCGCAGTCCGACATGATCGCGAAGTCGGCAGGGTCGTGGTACCACTGGTTGATGACGTCGAGGTTGTTGATCGCCAGGGCGGGGTTGATGGCCACTG contains these protein-coding regions:
- a CDS encoding TetR/AcrR family transcriptional regulator, whose translation is MTSADPRGRRRAAIIQAALEVFASRGCADATFQTIAQTAGVSVGAIQHHFGSKERLIEAVDTHVLQTIGVVMSQPEPAGPAEVGQRVRVLFDAHLPVLDYVARQLVDDGPMGRVVFDAMAAGGVQRWEHLAESGATPEGLDTEWAGLNPLVLVLGAIIFRRHLDRRFPEGFATDSQLSRWERAMNMLISQGQLKH